From a single Prochlorococcus sp. MIT 0603 genomic region:
- the hisG gene encoding ATP phosphoribosyltransferase has translation MITVALAKGALLKESVARFAKAGLDFSAVLDPRNRLLMVPSVCGRAKALLVRNGDVPVYVAYGQAHLGIVGFDVLSEKQMPVASLVDLGFGSCRMSVAVKETSVYKHAVDLPPHCRVASKFTGCARRFFEGIDLPVELVHLTGSVELGPLTGIAEAIVDLVATGRTLRENGLIEIDQLFYSTARLIAHPLSLRLDNGTLQEIVEAIQSHNDTFAP, from the coding sequence ATGATTACTGTTGCCTTAGCCAAAGGAGCCCTGTTAAAAGAATCTGTTGCAAGATTCGCTAAAGCAGGATTGGACTTTTCAGCAGTCCTTGATCCTAGGAATCGTCTTCTAATGGTACCGTCAGTCTGCGGGAGAGCTAAGGCCCTTCTTGTTAGGAATGGGGATGTGCCTGTTTATGTTGCTTATGGGCAAGCTCATTTGGGAATTGTAGGATTTGATGTTTTGAGTGAGAAGCAAATGCCAGTAGCAAGTTTGGTAGATCTTGGGTTTGGTAGTTGTCGTATGTCTGTGGCAGTAAAAGAAACCAGCGTTTATAAGCATGCTGTTGACTTACCCCCTCATTGCAGAGTCGCAAGTAAATTCACGGGTTGTGCAAGACGTTTTTTTGAAGGGATTGATCTTCCTGTCGAATTGGTTCATTTAACAGGCTCTGTTGAGCTTGGTCCTTTGACTGGTATCGCTGAGGCAATTGTTGATCTAGTAGCTACAGGGCGCACATTGCGCGAAAATGGCTTGATTGAAATAGACCAACTCTTTTATTCAACCGCTCGATTGATAGCACATCCTCTTTCTTTGCGATTAGACAATGGCACTCTTCAGGAGATTGTGGAAGCAATTCAATCTCATAATGATACTTTTGCCCCCTAA
- a CDS encoding GNAT family N-acetyltransferase, which yields MIRKLGEGKIRPLGWGNSRQLINEWHHVYGEESYECISTNKKHQFIFSQSKPFDLIELEQLLQSVGWSRRPLRRVQKALDNSLLKVGLWQHDPRFPRLIGFARCTGDGVLQATVWDVAIHPVYQGFGLGKELMSYVMKSLKIMNIERVILFADPGVVSFYKSQGWMLEPNGYRCAFWYAN from the coding sequence ATGATTAGGAAACTAGGAGAAGGAAAAATAAGACCACTAGGCTGGGGAAACAGTCGTCAGTTGATTAATGAGTGGCACCATGTCTATGGTGAAGAGTCATATGAATGTATATCGACTAATAAAAAACATCAATTTATCTTCAGCCAATCTAAGCCTTTCGATTTAATTGAGCTGGAACAGTTGCTTCAGTCAGTTGGGTGGAGTAGAAGGCCTCTTCGGCGTGTTCAGAAAGCATTGGACAATAGCTTGTTGAAGGTTGGTTTGTGGCAGCATGACCCTAGATTTCCTAGATTGATAGGCTTTGCAAGATGTACAGGTGACGGAGTCCTTCAGGCAACGGTATGGGATGTTGCTATTCACCCTGTCTATCAAGGCTTTGGCCTTGGCAAAGAGTTGATGTCGTATGTCATGAAAAGTCTTAAGATAATGAATATAGAGAGAGTTATTCTTTTTGCAGATCCAGGAGTCGTAAGTTTTTATAAAAGTCAAGGGTGGATGCTTGAGCCAAATGGCTATCGTTGTGCATTCTGGTACGCTAATTAA
- a CDS encoding ABC transporter ATP-binding protein, with amino-acid sequence MSVKDLHRLKRIAHYLHKDKKRLLIILLLLLPLSFAGAMQPLLVGQAISVLKGEQTFMWLRVLSMGGEIKILIIFLLVSVLIRLALQGFQSYTIQSVGQGLTARIRKDLFSHAINLSLKYHDSMPVGKLLTRLTSDVDALSEVFGSGAVGVIADVVTLAVISITMVLIDLKLGILLLTTQIPVTLFILWLQQRYRKSNYRVREELSELNADFQENLQGIEVVQMFRRQSVNARRFNQTGIAYRNAVNSIIFYDSSISAFIEWVSLAVVALVIAIGGWFVTSGSMGLGTLTTFILYSQRLFEPLRQLAERFTQIQGGLTAVERIGELLEEKIEILDVYSNEEKSKNDLIKSKSVGLGEIVFDNVSFHYRSDDQIISNLSFRISPGEHVALVGPTGSGKTTLIRLLCRLYEPQEGRILIDGVNIKDIPLIDLRRQIGVVLQDTFLFSGNVADNLRLDASITDEKLTEICKELGLIPLLNRFPNGLHTLLRERGGNISSGERQLLSVARVAIRSPKILILDEATAFMDPSTEATLQRDLDRLLEKRTALVIAHRLATIELSDRILVMKKGKLIEQGSHQELLKQSGLYSQLARLQEQGLAKF; translated from the coding sequence ATGAGCGTTAAAGACTTACATAGACTTAAAAGAATTGCTCATTATCTCCACAAAGATAAAAAGCGATTGTTAATAATTCTTTTGTTGCTGCTACCTCTTTCTTTTGCAGGAGCAATGCAGCCATTACTTGTTGGACAAGCAATAAGTGTTTTGAAAGGTGAGCAGACTTTTATGTGGTTAAGAGTGCTGTCCATGGGCGGTGAAATTAAAATATTAATAATCTTTTTGCTTGTTTCTGTCCTCATTCGATTAGCCCTTCAGGGTTTTCAGTCGTATACAATTCAATCCGTCGGTCAAGGCTTAACAGCTCGTATTAGGAAGGATTTATTTTCACATGCAATTAATTTATCGCTGAAATATCATGATTCAATGCCTGTAGGCAAATTGCTTACAAGGCTAACTAGTGACGTTGATGCATTGTCTGAAGTCTTTGGGAGTGGAGCTGTTGGGGTGATTGCAGATGTTGTGACTCTGGCTGTAATTTCCATTACAATGGTTTTAATTGATTTGAAATTAGGAATATTACTTTTAACAACACAAATTCCGGTTACTCTTTTTATTCTTTGGTTACAGCAGAGATATAGAAAGTCTAATTATCGAGTTCGGGAAGAATTGTCTGAACTCAATGCAGATTTTCAAGAGAATCTTCAAGGAATTGAAGTTGTTCAGATGTTCAGAAGACAATCTGTCAATGCGAGGCGATTCAATCAAACTGGAATTGCATATCGCAATGCCGTTAATAGCATTATATTTTACGACAGTAGTATTTCCGCTTTTATTGAATGGGTCTCATTGGCCGTAGTTGCTTTGGTAATTGCCATAGGAGGTTGGTTTGTAACCTCAGGATCAATGGGTTTAGGAACTCTTACGACTTTTATCCTTTACTCTCAGAGACTCTTCGAACCTTTGAGACAACTTGCTGAAAGATTTACTCAAATTCAAGGAGGCTTGACAGCGGTAGAAAGAATTGGTGAATTATTAGAAGAAAAGATTGAAATATTAGATGTCTACTCTAATGAAGAGAAAAGTAAGAACGATTTAATCAAGTCAAAATCAGTTGGCTTAGGAGAGATTGTGTTTGATAATGTTAGTTTTCACTATAGATCCGATGACCAAATCATTAGCAATCTCAGCTTTCGGATATCACCAGGAGAGCATGTTGCACTTGTTGGCCCAACAGGATCAGGAAAAACCACCTTAATCAGGTTGTTATGTAGATTATATGAACCTCAGGAAGGAAGGATACTTATAGACGGAGTAAATATAAAGGATATTCCTTTGATTGATTTAAGAAGACAAATAGGTGTTGTTCTTCAAGATACTTTTTTATTTAGTGGTAATGTTGCCGATAATCTTAGGTTAGATGCATCTATAACTGATGAAAAACTAACTGAAATATGTAAAGAATTAGGCTTGATACCTTTGCTGAATAGATTCCCAAATGGTTTACATACATTGTTAAGAGAGCGAGGAGGTAATATATCTTCTGGTGAAAGGCAATTGCTCTCAGTTGCACGAGTGGCAATTCGAAGTCCTAAAATCTTGATTTTGGATGAAGCCACAGCTTTTATGGATCCTTCTACTGAAGCAACTCTGCAAAGAGATTTAGACAGACTGCTTGAAAAAAGGACAGCATTAGTGATTGCACATCGGCTTGCGACAATTGAACTTTCAGATCGTATTTTGGTTATGAAGAAAGGAAAGCTGATTGAACAAGGTAGTCACCAAGAGCTCCTCAAGCAAAGTGGTCTCTATTCCCAGTTGGCAAGGCTGCAAGAACAAGGCCTGGCTAAATTCTGA